In Terriglobia bacterium, the following are encoded in one genomic region:
- a CDS encoding O-antigen ligase family protein: MHFGLEQYVPLALYIGAVAAFLLSLFWKPQAGLYFLIPLLPLQTLRYRIFDFPLGNKLIDMLLLGVVLGAVFKGGFRFAKTPLNKILIIFGVFCYIQLWRGAFFLNSEMPLSISDPRFSNWKNYMVMFIIFAVTVSVIKDVKQIKIIVLLMCLSVLAVNKGYYGTMSDRDTSHFSYEVRDGGALGYAGVNGVATFEAEFMLFVLGLAALQKRKSLKFALWGLFAFSAYCLLFSYSREAYVGVLVGLLFLGLVRQRWVLLALAVFLLSWQSFVPTSVQERVLMTYDKNEQQLDTSAQDRVVLWDDAMNLFHQNPALGAGFDTYQWQHRVGIYTDTHNYFLKVLVETGVLGLMFFLFLLAKMTRLGVKLYRTAQDPFLQSIGLGFSLLMACVFVVNFFGDRWLYVEVNGFLWVMLACVVRGQMIESERKKEPVAVAAEVPPEPLPWEREEEPALV; this comes from the coding sequence ATGCATTTTGGACTGGAACAATACGTCCCCTTGGCTCTCTACATCGGCGCCGTCGCGGCCTTTTTGCTATCGCTCTTCTGGAAACCGCAGGCGGGTCTGTATTTCTTGATTCCCCTGCTGCCGCTCCAGACGCTCCGCTATCGCATTTTTGATTTTCCTCTCGGCAACAAGCTCATTGACATGCTGTTGCTGGGCGTCGTCCTGGGCGCGGTCTTCAAAGGCGGGTTCCGCTTCGCCAAAACGCCATTAAACAAAATACTCATCATCTTCGGCGTGTTCTGCTATATCCAACTCTGGCGCGGTGCATTCTTCCTCAACTCAGAAATGCCGCTTTCCATCAGTGATCCGCGTTTCTCCAACTGGAAGAATTACATGGTCATGTTCATCATCTTTGCGGTAACGGTGAGCGTGATCAAGGACGTAAAGCAGATCAAAATTATCGTCTTGCTCATGTGCCTTTCCGTGCTGGCTGTGAACAAAGGCTATTACGGGACTATGAGTGATCGCGATACTTCGCACTTCTCTTATGAAGTGCGCGATGGCGGCGCTCTGGGCTATGCCGGTGTGAATGGTGTTGCCACATTCGAAGCTGAGTTCATGTTGTTTGTGTTGGGGCTGGCCGCCTTGCAGAAGCGCAAGTCGCTCAAGTTCGCCCTCTGGGGATTGTTTGCTTTCAGTGCCTATTGCCTGCTGTTTTCTTATTCCCGTGAGGCATACGTAGGCGTTCTCGTTGGTTTGCTCTTTCTGGGACTCGTACGGCAGCGCTGGGTTCTCCTTGCACTTGCAGTTTTCCTGCTCAGCTGGCAAAGTTTTGTGCCGACCTCTGTACAGGAACGCGTGCTCATGACTTATGACAAGAATGAGCAACAGCTTGATACCTCAGCGCAGGACCGCGTCGTCCTGTGGGATGACGCCATGAATCTCTTTCATCAAAACCCCGCGCTCGGCGCTGGTTTTGATACTTATCAATGGCAGCATCGAGTCGGCATTTACACGGATACACATAACTACTTCCTGAAAGTTCTGGTGGAGACAGGTGTCCTGGGACTGATGTTCTTCCTTTTTCTGCTGGCCAAAATGACCCGCCTGGGAGTCAAGCTTTACCGTACCGCTCAGGACCCATTTCTTCAATCCATCGGATTGGGTTTCTCTCTCTTGATGGCCTGCGTCTTCGTCGTGAATTTCTTTGGCGATCGCTGGCTGTATGTGGAGGTAAACGGCTTTCTCTGGGTGATGCTGGCATGCGTTGTGCGCGGGCAGATGATTGAAAGTGAACGCAAGAAAGAACCTGTTGCGGTCGCTGCGGAAGTTCCGCCGGAACCCTTGCCGTGGGAGCGTGAAGAAGAGCCGGCGTTGGTGTAA
- a CDS encoding oligosaccharide flippase family protein: protein MTGTPMSALKTLYRHSSHYLGGRLVVMLLGFISFPVFTRVFSVAEYGVINLITNTVLLLTVLSKFGFQHSVQRYYPEGESAASPDTLRRYYSTLFYSTALLALTLTLLFIVALLLGVGRFMGITAGGTLLLACSLVMIRSLRSMQMNLMQMENKTRLFNGMDILQKALTIGVICALLFFWQKTIFAFFLGLVIVEGIILLQYVPVLGRRQLLSPSMFDVSFLRTAAAFSLPLMAAEISWFVLDSGDRFFIQHYLGAQALGFYAAAYGIAIYLQDVMMAPLQMALFPICMRVWNTEGKKALQDFLSRSLDQFIFVAVAVVCVAIVTSRDVIVLLASRKFQQAHTLLPFLVVGLVLSAVTIYFRPGLMIHKRATKIAAATFYAGFLNVVLNVILLPRIGLLGAAIATTVSYAGIVIFLAYQSLRVLPYELELISFVRYAVTGAAVSWLVIQIPVETPLLSAVVKGSLILVLYAGILFAIDLRVRELLTSIWNALSGWLHSSSKPTLEPMPAITERT from the coding sequence GTGACCGGAACTCCTATGAGCGCACTCAAGACACTTTATCGCCACTCGTCCCACTACCTCGGTGGGCGATTGGTTGTCATGCTCCTGGGATTCATTTCCTTCCCGGTCTTCACGCGCGTTTTTTCCGTCGCCGAATACGGCGTTATCAACCTGATCACCAACACTGTCCTGCTTTTGACGGTATTGTCCAAATTCGGATTTCAGCATTCCGTTCAGCGTTATTACCCTGAAGGCGAGTCTGCCGCCAGCCCTGACACGCTCCGCCGCTACTACTCGACCTTGTTCTACAGCACGGCACTTCTGGCATTGACGTTGACTCTGTTGTTTATCGTGGCATTGCTCCTTGGCGTCGGACGCTTCATGGGAATCACCGCAGGCGGCACGCTTCTGCTGGCGTGCAGCCTGGTCATGATCCGCTCGCTCCGCTCCATGCAGATGAACCTGATGCAGATGGAGAACAAGACGCGGCTCTTCAACGGCATGGACATCCTGCAAAAAGCGCTGACCATCGGCGTGATTTGCGCATTATTGTTCTTCTGGCAGAAGACAATCTTCGCCTTCTTCCTTGGACTCGTGATCGTTGAGGGCATCATCCTTCTGCAATACGTGCCCGTTCTGGGGCGCCGCCAGTTGCTTTCCCCCAGCATGTTCGACGTAAGTTTTCTCCGCACCGCTGCGGCTTTCTCGCTGCCGTTGATGGCCGCGGAAATCTCCTGGTTCGTGCTCGATTCCGGCGATCGCTTCTTTATCCAGCATTACCTTGGCGCGCAGGCGCTCGGCTTTTACGCCGCCGCCTATGGCATCGCCATCTATCTTCAGGACGTGATGATGGCGCCCTTGCAAATGGCGCTCTTTCCTATCTGCATGCGCGTCTGGAACACTGAAGGCAAAAAAGCGCTGCAGGATTTTCTTTCCCGCAGCCTGGACCAGTTCATTTTCGTTGCGGTTGCAGTCGTGTGCGTGGCCATCGTAACCTCGCGCGATGTCATCGTCCTGCTCGCCTCCCGCAAATTTCAGCAAGCGCATACACTGCTGCCTTTTCTGGTCGTCGGGCTGGTGCTCTCCGCCGTGACAATATATTTCCGCCCCGGCCTCATGATCCACAAGCGCGCCACCAAGATCGCTGCTGCGACGTTTTATGCCGGCTTCCTTAACGTAGTGCTGAACGTAATACTGCTTCCGCGGATTGGCCTTCTCGGCGCCGCTATTGCCACCACCGTGAGCTACGCCGGTATCGTGATATTTCTTGCCTATCAGTCGTTGCGCGTGCTGCCATACGAGCTTGAGCTCATTTCCTTTGTCCGATACGCCGTAACCGGCGCTGCCGTCTCATGGCTTGTGATACAGATACCGGTAGAAACACCTTTGCTCAGCGCGGTGGTGAAGGGAAGCTTGATCCTGGTGCTGTATGCCGGAATCCTCTTTGCCATCGATCTACGCGTGCGCGAACTGCTCACCAGTATCTGGAACGCACTCAGCGGCTGGCTGCATTCTTCCAGCAAGCCCACTCTGGAACCGATGCCCGCCATCACGGAGAGGACCTGA
- a CDS encoding lipopolysaccharide biosynthesis protein, whose protein sequence is MNQATNHEATNQLMAFWHTIRHYRGWIFLGTVMFSLVGCTIVLLMPDRYKATTTILVDPQKVSEKYVSPTVNSDPGQRLTTITQQVLSTTRLQQIIDDMHLYPELQGKISREELIELMRKDISITVKQGSSSGLSAFTIEYEGHQREQVAQVANQLAASFIEWNVKSREQQAQDTTEFLDAQLKEAKQNLEQQEARLSAFKMRHLGEMPEQQAANMQALTQLQAQFQANADSLNRLEVERTLLSRGLESPNTGEVKTVPVVTERAKLESERRRLRTQLQDLQNRYTSAHPEVIDTASQLKRVEDRLKTLPPDPPVVAEAQDNTAVTVRLQLLDRESKRLTQEQQRITGQMASYRAKVDAVPVREQEMAELNRNYSVSKDHYQSLLDKTFSAGMAADLEKKQQAEHFTILDLAQVPEKPFKPKRGLMLLGAFLGALAMSVGLAYLGDMMNSTVKFERELKGMLPANVALLAVVPQLQSAADRRSSIRFAVIAVVISLIGCALEAGLYLKLHSIL, encoded by the coding sequence ATGAACCAGGCAACAAATCATGAGGCCACAAATCAGCTGATGGCTTTTTGGCACACCATTCGGCACTATCGCGGATGGATTTTTCTCGGCACCGTAATGTTCTCGCTTGTGGGCTGCACCATCGTGCTTCTCATGCCGGACCGTTACAAGGCCACCACCACGATTCTTGTCGACCCGCAGAAAGTTTCAGAGAAATACGTGAGCCCCACGGTAAACTCCGATCCTGGCCAGCGCCTGACGACCATTACGCAACAGGTTCTAAGCACCACGCGCTTGCAGCAGATTATCGATGACATGCACCTCTATCCTGAGCTGCAGGGGAAGATCTCCCGCGAAGAGCTCATCGAGCTGATGCGCAAGGACATTTCGATTACCGTGAAGCAGGGATCGTCTTCCGGATTGAGCGCGTTCACCATTGAATATGAAGGCCATCAGCGTGAGCAGGTGGCGCAGGTGGCCAACCAGCTTGCCGCCAGCTTTATTGAATGGAACGTCAAGAGCCGTGAACAGCAGGCACAGGACACCACGGAATTCCTGGATGCCCAGCTGAAAGAAGCAAAGCAGAATCTTGAACAGCAGGAAGCCCGCCTGAGCGCATTCAAAATGCGTCACTTGGGTGAAATGCCTGAGCAGCAGGCGGCAAACATGCAGGCTCTCACGCAATTGCAGGCGCAATTCCAGGCCAACGCTGATTCGCTCAACCGCCTTGAAGTTGAGCGCACGCTGCTATCGCGCGGACTGGAAAGTCCGAATACCGGCGAAGTCAAGACCGTTCCGGTAGTCACAGAACGGGCGAAACTGGAAAGCGAGCGGCGTCGCCTTCGCACTCAGCTACAAGATCTGCAAAACCGTTATACCAGCGCTCACCCTGAGGTCATTGACACGGCTTCACAATTGAAGCGCGTTGAAGACAGGTTAAAGACTCTTCCGCCGGATCCTCCTGTGGTGGCGGAAGCGCAAGACAATACTGCCGTGACTGTGCGGCTACAACTGCTTGATCGCGAATCAAAACGTCTCACCCAGGAACAGCAGCGCATTACCGGCCAGATGGCTTCCTATCGCGCCAAGGTTGACGCGGTTCCGGTCCGTGAGCAGGAGATGGCTGAATTGAATCGCAATTACAGCGTCTCCAAGGACCACTACCAGTCTTTACTCGATAAAACTTTTTCTGCCGGAATGGCTGCGGATCTGGAAAAAAAGCAGCAAGCTGAGCACTTCACTATTCTTGATCTGGCCCAGGTGCCGGAAAAGCCATTCAAACCCAAGCGCGGTCTCATGTTGCTGGGAGCTTTCCTCGGTGCTCTGGCAATGTCAGTCGGCCTGGCTTATCTCGGAGACATGATGAACAGCACAGTCAAGTTTGAGCGCGAACTGAAGGGCATGTTACCCGCAAATGTCGCGCTGCTGGCCGTTGTGCCTCAACTTCAATCTGCGGCTGACCGGCGCAGTTCGATCCGGTTTGCCGTCATCGCTGTGGTGATTTCGCTAATCGGTTGCGCGCTTGAAGCAGGATTGTATCTAAAGCTGCACTCGATTTTGTAA
- a CDS encoding polysaccharide export protein: MFSFKKQIVLAAAISWIAGAGSLVSQTQTANLKSPDASSADVTKPADTSKPAEVVPAGYIVGDSDIIRVNVWKEPEVSQTVVVRTDGNISLPLINEVKVSGMTPLQIQDMVAEKLKGFLNNPQVTVTVVEIRSKRAFITGEVARPGTYSLNAQTTVLQLIAQAGGFTPFAKRDGIVVLRTEDGRQSRLKFKYNEVIQGKKTDQNIALHPGDTVVVP, translated from the coding sequence ATGTTTTCGTTTAAGAAACAAATCGTACTTGCCGCAGCGATTTCCTGGATCGCCGGCGCGGGCAGCCTCGTGTCCCAGACGCAGACCGCCAACCTTAAATCCCCTGACGCTTCCTCTGCGGATGTCACCAAGCCTGCCGACACTTCCAAGCCCGCTGAGGTAGTTCCCGCCGGCTATATCGTCGGCGACTCCGACATCATCCGCGTGAATGTGTGGAAAGAACCGGAAGTTTCTCAGACCGTTGTTGTCCGGACTGACGGGAATATTTCACTGCCATTGATTAATGAAGTGAAAGTAAGCGGCATGACCCCGCTGCAGATTCAGGACATGGTGGCCGAAAAGCTGAAAGGCTTTCTCAATAATCCGCAGGTTACCGTTACCGTGGTTGAGATTCGCAGCAAGCGCGCCTTCATTACCGGTGAGGTGGCCCGGCCGGGGACTTATTCGCTCAACGCGCAAACCACGGTCCTGCAGTTGATAGCGCAGGCCGGCGGCTTCACGCCCTTTGCCAAGAGAGACGGCATCGTCGTCCTGCGCACGGAAGATGGCCGCCAGTCGCGGCTCAAGTTCAAGTACAACGAAGTTATCCAGGGAAAAAAGACTGATCAAAATATTGCTCTTCATCCAGGAGATACGGTGGTGGTCCCATGA
- a CDS encoding TIGR03013 family PEP-CTERM/XrtA system glycosyltransferase: MLKIGGQKIPTKTLVLLTSESLLIILGLALATAMRFASSRWEYAGGNPVVRFLIVVLMCEFALYYNDLYDVEVMKSRSRLLIGLLQALGVACIGLAMVYYIAPGVSLGRGIAAFAIPTIMTLIFGWRVLLDSKGFFFLRRPERVLIVGTGSTGIALTREICSRPDLNLKVLGFLDEKGENIGMSLVNPGIIGGLSELEMMVREKNIDRVVLSLKEQRGHMPYRELLRLKFAGVTVEDAHTVFENISGRIALEKLSPSWLIFNDGFRKSRFLRAAKRAMDIAAALVAITLTLPIMALVAAAILIESGAPVLFRQKRVGLNGEQFEIFKFRSMRQDAEKGGPSWAADGDNRITRVGAFIRKYRLDELPQFFNILHGTMSLVGPRPEQPYFCEMLETSLDFFSQRHTVRPGITGWAQIKYQYGSTVEDAKRKLELDLFYIKHLSISLDMVIVLETVKVIFLGKGAK; encoded by the coding sequence ATGCTTAAGATTGGCGGCCAAAAGATTCCCACCAAGACGCTGGTGCTGCTGACGAGCGAAAGCCTTCTGATTATTTTAGGGCTTGCGCTGGCCACAGCCATGCGTTTTGCCTCTTCACGATGGGAATACGCCGGCGGCAATCCAGTTGTTCGGTTCCTTATCGTCGTTCTCATGTGCGAATTTGCCCTGTATTACAACGACCTCTATGACGTTGAAGTCATGAAGTCGCGCTCGCGTTTGTTGATCGGTCTTTTGCAGGCCCTTGGGGTGGCATGCATCGGTTTGGCGATGGTTTACTACATCGCTCCCGGCGTTAGCCTTGGCCGTGGCATTGCGGCATTTGCCATTCCCACCATCATGACGTTGATCTTCGGATGGCGTGTGCTGCTTGATTCCAAAGGTTTCTTTTTTCTCCGCCGGCCGGAGCGGGTCCTGATCGTAGGCACCGGATCCACCGGCATTGCTCTCACACGCGAAATATGTTCGCGTCCCGACCTCAACCTCAAGGTTCTTGGCTTTCTGGATGAAAAGGGAGAAAACATCGGCATGTCGCTGGTCAATCCCGGGATCATCGGCGGCCTGAGCGAGCTGGAAATGATGGTTCGGGAAAAGAATATTGATCGTGTAGTGCTTTCGCTCAAGGAGCAGCGTGGGCACATGCCGTATCGCGAGCTGTTGCGGCTTAAGTTTGCCGGCGTCACGGTTGAAGACGCGCATACGGTTTTTGAAAACATCAGCGGTCGCATCGCCCTGGAAAAGCTTTCTCCCAGCTGGCTCATCTTTAATGATGGCTTCCGCAAGAGCCGGTTTTTGCGGGCGGCCAAACGCGCCATGGATATCGCCGCTGCGCTGGTTGCCATTACGCTTACTCTGCCCATCATGGCCTTGGTGGCAGCCGCCATCCTTATTGAAAGCGGCGCTCCGGTTCTCTTCCGGCAAAAACGCGTGGGGTTGAATGGCGAGCAGTTTGAAATTTTCAAGTTCCGCTCCATGCGGCAGGACGCGGAAAAAGGTGGCCCGAGCTGGGCCGCCGATGGCGACAATCGCATCACTCGCGTCGGCGCATTTATTCGCAAGTATCGTCTCGACGAATTGCCGCAATTTTTCAACATTCTGCACGGCACCATGAGCCTGGTGGGGCCGCGCCCTGAGCAGCCGTACTTCTGCGAGATGCTGGAAACCAGTCTGGATTTCTTTTCCCAGCGCCACACCGTGCGCCCCGGGATTACCGGCTGGGCCCAGATCAAGTACCAGTACGGTTCAACCGTGGAAGACGCCAAGAGAAAGCTCGAGCTCGATCTCTTTTACATCAAGCACCTTTCCATTTCGCTGGACATGGTCATTGTTTTGGAAACAGTGAAGGTCATCTTTTTGGGCAAAGGCGCCAAGTAG
- a CDS encoding sigma-54 dependent transcriptional regulator, producing MKHTVEHNFDVPPQSVIFGTSDAMKKVQRDLAMVASADVPVLIQGPSGSGKEIIAKLIHMGSPVAKGPYVKVNCPAIPDALLESELFGYEKGAFTGAVTAKPGLIALADGGTLFLDEIGELSLGLQSKLLQVLQDGKFSRIGAEEDTRSEARVICATNRDLKREIAAGTFREDLFYRVNVVNITLPSLRERSADIPELVDYFLAHFNMMYNRRAVPLSASLMRLLQAYHWPGNIRQLENLIKRYVILGTEACITSDLAEPAPSNFDFEIPMEGPVPLKKITSQAVHRLEKEIILKVLQAHHWNRRRAAESLKISYRALLYKIRDAGLSPNRTANVKNMPSENGVPVPHGDLEPEAAAKNLENILPIAKVSNA from the coding sequence ATGAAACATACGGTAGAGCACAATTTTGACGTCCCTCCCCAGTCCGTTATCTTCGGCACATCGGACGCTATGAAAAAAGTCCAACGCGACCTCGCCATGGTCGCGTCGGCGGATGTACCCGTGCTTATTCAAGGGCCCAGTGGCAGTGGTAAAGAGATCATCGCCAAACTAATTCACATGGGCTCACCCGTGGCTAAGGGGCCGTATGTAAAGGTAAACTGCCCCGCCATTCCGGATGCTCTGTTGGAAAGCGAGCTTTTTGGCTATGAAAAAGGCGCGTTTACCGGAGCGGTTACCGCCAAACCTGGCTTGATCGCGCTGGCCGATGGCGGCACGCTCTTCCTCGATGAGATCGGCGAACTTAGCCTGGGTCTTCAATCCAAGCTCTTGCAGGTTTTGCAGGACGGCAAATTCAGCCGCATCGGCGCGGAAGAAGACACCCGGTCTGAAGCGCGGGTAATCTGCGCTACCAATCGTGACCTGAAACGCGAAATTGCCGCCGGCACTTTCCGTGAAGATCTTTTTTACCGTGTCAACGTCGTGAATATCACGCTGCCTTCGCTGCGTGAACGTAGCGCGGACATTCCTGAGCTGGTCGACTATTTCCTCGCTCATTTCAACATGATGTATAACCGCCGCGCGGTTCCGCTATCGGCTTCGCTCATGCGCCTGTTGCAGGCCTATCACTGGCCGGGAAACATCCGCCAACTGGAAAACCTGATCAAGCGCTATGTGATTCTTGGCACGGAAGCTTGCATCACCAGTGATCTGGCTGAGCCCGCGCCCAGCAACTTCGATTTTGAAATTCCCATGGAAGGACCGGTGCCTCTCAAGAAGATCACCAGCCAGGCCGTGCACCGTCTTGAAAAAGAGATCATTCTCAAGGTGCTGCAGGCCCACCACTGGAACCGCCGTCGCGCAGCTGAATCGCTCAAGATCAGCTATCGCGCACTCCTTTATAAGATTCGCGATGCCGGTCTGTCACCCAATCGCACGGCCAACGTAAAGAACATGCCCTCGGAAAACGGCGTTCCCGTCCCTCACGGCGATCTGGAGCCTGAAGCTGCCGCAAAAAATCTGGAGAACATCCTGCCGATTGCCAAGGTGAGCAATGCTTAA
- a CDS encoding prolyl oligopeptidase family serine peptidase — protein sequence MRKILLPVAVSMWMLSLGAWAQVHGKQGITLPAPPVVAKQPVVDVYSQTSGTDMKVTDDYRWLENAQSPETRAYIAAENAYTQQYLDQVKLLPQVRTEMAALLKVDQMSVPMRRGDRLFFTRRLAEENQSSIYMRVGIHGKDERLIDGTKMSADGNTSVNLLGASEDGSVLIYGVRVGGADEAVIHFFDVSSRKDRADVLPTARYSGVRMSPDNKVVYYSRYYPHEGSRVFSHVFGGGDNDPMLLGKSYRGEKLGEIDYINVQVTENGHYLLMTVSRGVPAKRVDLLLKDLRVKDSPIVPLVYGYDSRFRALVVGDTFYVDTDMDAPNHRILKAEMGTKPEAWKTIIPEGKDVLQQVTIVGNKFFVLRLKDVNSELTIFTLEGKQTGKIDFPGIGDGSGLSGRPEDKDGFYTFESFIQPPTIFHYDIGSGKSKIFYQLKEPFDASRYELKQVFYSSKDGTRVPMFIAGKKGMKRDGTERLLMTGYGGFAVSMRPAWNPEYAWWMEQGGWFAMPNLRGGNEYGETWHKAGMFEKKQNVFDDWYAAAEYLIKEKYTSAEHFAIRGRSNGGLLMGASMTQRPDLFAAIWCGYPLLDMLRYQKFLVGRTWTTEYGSAENASDFAYIYKYSPYQHVVAGRKYPAIMFFTGDADTRVDPMNARKMTPLMQRASASGRPVLLHYSLKGGHSSGVSRTQLVEDYADEMGFLWTETE from the coding sequence ATGCGAAAAATTCTCCTGCCGGTAGCTGTGTCAATGTGGATGCTGAGTTTGGGCGCCTGGGCGCAGGTACACGGCAAGCAGGGGATTACGCTCCCTGCTCCCCCGGTGGTGGCGAAGCAGCCTGTAGTCGATGTGTATAGCCAAACCAGCGGGACGGATATGAAGGTGACAGACGACTACCGATGGCTGGAGAATGCGCAAAGTCCAGAGACGCGTGCCTATATTGCGGCTGAGAATGCATACACGCAGCAGTATCTGGATCAGGTGAAGCTTCTGCCGCAGGTGCGGACGGAGATGGCGGCACTCTTGAAGGTGGATCAGATGTCGGTACCCATGCGGCGTGGCGACCGGCTGTTTTTCACGCGGCGTCTGGCGGAGGAGAATCAGAGTTCGATCTATATGCGTGTGGGCATCCATGGCAAGGACGAACGGCTGATCGATGGGACAAAGATGTCGGCGGATGGAAATACGTCGGTGAATCTTTTGGGCGCCAGCGAGGATGGCTCGGTTTTGATTTATGGCGTGCGCGTGGGCGGAGCGGATGAGGCGGTGATCCATTTTTTCGATGTGTCGTCGCGCAAGGACAGGGCGGATGTGCTGCCCACGGCGCGGTATTCCGGTGTACGGATGAGCCCTGATAACAAGGTTGTCTATTATTCCCGGTACTACCCGCATGAGGGCTCGCGCGTTTTCTCTCACGTTTTCGGCGGGGGCGATAACGACCCCATGCTTCTGGGCAAGAGCTATCGTGGTGAGAAACTGGGCGAGATCGACTACATCAATGTGCAAGTGACGGAGAACGGACACTATCTGCTGATGACCGTCAGCCGCGGCGTCCCCGCAAAGCGCGTGGATTTGCTTTTGAAGGACCTTCGAGTGAAAGACTCGCCGATCGTTCCCTTGGTTTATGGCTACGACAGCCGATTTCGTGCGCTCGTGGTGGGCGACACATTCTACGTCGACACGGATATGGACGCTCCGAACCACCGCATTTTGAAAGCCGAGATGGGGACAAAGCCAGAGGCTTGGAAGACGATAATTCCTGAGGGCAAAGACGTGCTTCAACAGGTGACCATCGTCGGCAACAAGTTTTTTGTGCTGCGCTTGAAGGATGTGAACAGTGAATTGACCATCTTTACGCTGGAAGGCAAGCAGACTGGGAAGATCGACTTTCCAGGGATTGGCGACGGGTCAGGTCTCAGTGGCAGGCCGGAGGACAAGGATGGGTTCTATACCTTCGAGTCGTTCATTCAGCCGCCGACGATCTTTCACTACGATATTGGTTCAGGAAAGAGTAAAATTTTCTACCAGTTGAAGGAACCATTTGACGCCAGCCGCTATGAATTGAAACAGGTTTTCTATTCATCCAAGGACGGCACGCGGGTGCCAATGTTTATCGCAGGTAAGAAGGGAATGAAACGGGACGGCACCGAGCGGCTGCTGATGACAGGGTATGGTGGATTTGCCGTGAGCATGAGGCCGGCTTGGAATCCGGAATATGCGTGGTGGATGGAGCAGGGTGGATGGTTTGCGATGCCGAACCTGCGGGGCGGCAATGAGTATGGTGAGACGTGGCACAAAGCTGGGATGTTTGAGAAGAAGCAAAACGTTTTCGACGATTGGTATGCTGCGGCCGAGTATCTGATTAAGGAGAAATACACGTCCGCAGAGCACTTTGCCATCCGCGGGCGGTCGAACGGCGGCCTCCTGATGGGTGCGTCCATGACACAACGGCCGGATCTGTTTGCGGCGATCTGGTGCGGATATCCGTTGCTGGATATGTTGCGCTATCAGAAGTTTCTGGTAGGGCGCACCTGGACGACGGAGTATGGGTCGGCGGAGAATGCTTCGGATTTTGCCTATATCTACAAATATTCGCCCTATCAGCACGTTGTAGCAGGAAGGAAGTATCCGGCAATCATGTTCTTTACCGGGGACGCGGATACGCGGGTAGATCCAATGAACGCTCGCAAGATGACCCCGCTCATGCAGCGCGCAAGCGCGAGTGGACGTCCCGTGCTGCTGCATTACTCGCTGAAGGGCGGCCATAGCTCAGGAGTGAGTCGGACGCAACTGGTCGAGGACTATGCGGATGAGATGGGATTCCTTTGGACTGAGACAGAGTAG
- a CDS encoding YdcF family protein: MSSVPSQPAQSAPPNLISHSHRRARIRNFFLLLLLAFLLFARFAGSMLVRDHPEKSDVIVVLAGDSQDERYRRGMELLRAGYARHLLLDASSDSRYFGHTPAEYAEAFLRQDAKNKDMSSQVSVCAFELDSTLTETGYVGKCLEPFHPAAVLLVTSDWHTMRALSIFRHRLPQYHWSVAAAKDPRLFGPRWWNRREWAKIAFNEWLKVIWWNCIDRWR; this comes from the coding sequence ATGAGCTCAGTGCCCAGCCAACCCGCCCAGTCCGCGCCGCCAAACCTGATTTCCCACTCCCATCGTCGGGCTAGGATACGCAACTTCTTCCTGCTTCTGCTCCTGGCTTTCTTATTGTTTGCTCGATTCGCCGGCAGCATGCTGGTGCGTGACCATCCGGAAAAGTCTGACGTGATCGTGGTCCTGGCCGGTGACAGCCAGGACGAGCGGTACCGTCGCGGCATGGAGCTGTTGCGCGCCGGCTATGCCCGCCATTTGCTGCTCGACGCTTCTTCTGATTCCCGCTATTTCGGCCACACCCCCGCCGAATACGCCGAAGCCTTCCTCCGGCAGGACGCCAAAAACAAAGACATGTCATCACAGGTCAGCGTCTGCGCGTTTGAACTGGATTCCACTCTCACTGAAACCGGTTATGTAGGCAAATGCCTTGAGCCGTTCCATCCTGCCGCCGTCTTGCTGGTCACCAGTGACTGGCATACCATGCGCGCACTCTCCATCTTCCGTCATCGCCTGCCTCAATATCATTGGTCGGTTGCCGCTGCCAAAGACCCTCGGCTTTTCGGCCCAAGGTGGTGGAACCGCCGTGAATGGGCCAAAATCGCGTTCAATGAATGGCTTAAAGTCATCTGGTGGAATTGCATCGATCGCTGGAGATAA